A single Thermosynechococcus vestitus BP-1 DNA region contains:
- the cysC gene encoding adenylyl-sulfate kinase has protein sequence MSNPRENIIWHQATVTRARREQLNGHKSCVLWFTGLSGAGKSTLAHAVEERLHQLGYRTFVLDGDNVRHGLCSDLGFTESDRKENIRRIGEVAKLMMEAGLIVMTAFISPFRADREAVRNRMPHGDFLEIYCQASLEVCEARDVKGLYKRARAGEIKNYTGIDSPYEPPLKPELIVNTECLTLEESVGAVLRMLQERGVVQ, from the coding sequence ATGAGTAATCCCCGTGAAAACATCATCTGGCACCAGGCCACGGTGACTCGTGCTCGCCGCGAACAACTGAACGGCCACAAATCCTGTGTCCTGTGGTTTACCGGTTTGTCCGGCGCCGGCAAATCGACACTCGCCCATGCGGTGGAGGAACGATTACATCAGCTCGGCTACCGCACCTTCGTTCTGGATGGTGACAACGTCCGACACGGCCTTTGTTCCGATCTGGGTTTCACCGAATCCGACCGCAAGGAAAATATCCGCCGTATCGGCGAAGTCGCTAAGTTGATGATGGAAGCGGGGTTGATTGTCATGACCGCTTTCATCAGCCCCTTTCGGGCCGACCGCGAGGCTGTCCGCAACCGGATGCCACACGGGGATTTTCTGGAAATCTATTGCCAGGCCAGCCTGGAAGTCTGCGAGGCGCGCGATGTCAAAGGCCTCTACAAAAGGGCCCGAGCCGGAGAAATCAAGAATTACACTGGCATCGATTCCCCCTATGAACCGCCGCTGAAACCCGAGCTGATTGTCAATACAGAATGTCTGACGCTGGAAGAATCGGTAGGCGCCGTCCTGCGCATGCTCCAGGAGCGAGGGGTGGTGCAATGA
- a CDS encoding class I SAM-dependent methyltransferase has translation MKLHLGCGKRFIPGFVHIHTIGYPHVDHVATIDNLSFIPDGSVDLIYNCHVLEHFKRREVPRVLKEWHRLLRPGGVLRISVPGFAQICEVYRRFGKLDLVIGPLFGRQDYLYNIHYNVFDFDSLLRYLIEAGFVNIRRYDWRQTEHAHVDDFSQAYIPHMDKENGILISLNVECEKPLL, from the coding sequence ATGAAACTCCATCTTGGTTGCGGCAAACGCTTCATCCCTGGGTTTGTCCATATCCATACGATCGGTTATCCGCACGTGGATCACGTCGCCACGATCGACAATCTTTCCTTCATTCCAGATGGATCGGTGGATCTGATCTACAACTGCCATGTGCTCGAGCATTTCAAACGCCGGGAAGTGCCGCGTGTGCTGAAGGAATGGCATCGGTTGCTGCGGCCAGGGGGCGTTCTGAGGATCTCTGTGCCGGGTTTCGCCCAGATTTGCGAAGTCTATAGGCGCTTCGGCAAGCTCGACCTCGTCATCGGCCCGCTGTTCGGCCGGCAGGATTACCTCTACAACATCCATTACAACGTCTTCGACTTCGATTCGCTTTTGCGCTACCTCATCGAAGCAGGATTCGTCAACATCCGGCGTTATGACTGGCGGCAGACGGAGCACGCCCATGTGGACGACTTCTCCCAAGCCTACATCCCTCACATGGATAAAGAAAACGGGATTTTGATCAGCTTGAATGTCGAATGTGAGAAGCCTTTGCTATGA
- the tnpA gene encoding IS200/IS605 family transposase: MSSHLRKGRHSVTDLKIHLVCVTKCRRPVLSAEGLELIEKSFREVAMKMDFQVLEFNGEEDHVHALIEYPPKLSVSQIVNPLKGVSSRRYGKAALPKPHEESLWSPSYFAASVGGAPLEVLKEYIRNQKKPS, encoded by the coding sequence ATGTCAAGTCATCTTCGTAAAGGGAGACACAGTGTTACGGACCTAAAGATTCATTTGGTATGCGTGACTAAGTGTCGCCGGCCGGTCCTTAGCGCTGAGGGATTAGAGCTGATCGAGAAATCGTTTCGAGAAGTTGCCATGAAGATGGATTTCCAGGTTCTTGAATTTAACGGCGAAGAAGACCATGTCCATGCGCTAATCGAGTACCCTCCTAAACTTTCTGTTTCGCAGATTGTAAATCCGCTTAAAGGCGTATCTAGTCGTCGATATGGAAAAGCTGCACTACCAAAACCCCATGAAGAATCACTTTGGAGCCCTAGTTATTTTGCGGCATCTGTTGGAGGAGCACCGTTAGAGGTGCTTAAGGAATACATTAGAAATCAAAAAAAGCCGTCCTAA
- a CDS encoding DUF3685 domain-containing protein → MTPTTADASPPFGLMIVEGEDVIRLGLWTGIRQQLGIEPLVFHDGHGLITYLENTPLDEEHTPWIVLCDAQLTVNDATTPWLWQWLKQHYPALRIILTVRPAALELVSLAQQAAVEGIYHRNTALSDLLAGILAIAQGEIVYTVTPPQPPLSMLFPNPWDRWRYQVLQQGLGEMDAWLQALDQHLGRATLSPLERLVCEGRHREIRAARWLVSRFLPQPSQTPPRPVVSPVRPQIEIISQLVDRCLQRMQSDLLNLTSQPLELEVLILPQRRELLYTILRQWDLLVRTLQATPPSIEFLHQRGNPLLQDLWEQSLREFFRPYRFALGSDADLIEELLTERETVVSVYLKRIPFVAEMLAHLLVQQPLTLHQQTYRYGTAAALEILDALLDHWLLTVANGIVYPLLNRCCYSAVIQQTFFQPQYISTREIERFRNALSWHYRWQCWVKEPQNIFESRLVLLRLTERGIQELALTVPRQRELMQLEGIPYALTLALEARDALAPPVRAVVAWVGKGVVYLLTQVIGRGLGLIGRGILQGIGQSVGSGWSRAEAPKNSSKF, encoded by the coding sequence ATGACTCCTACCACTGCTGATGCCTCGCCGCCTTTTGGCCTGATGATTGTCGAGGGAGAAGATGTTATCCGCCTTGGCCTCTGGACGGGCATTCGACAGCAGTTGGGGATTGAGCCGCTGGTCTTTCACGATGGCCACGGCCTGATCACGTATCTGGAAAACACGCCCCTGGATGAAGAACACACGCCTTGGATTGTCCTCTGTGATGCCCAACTCACGGTCAATGATGCCACGACCCCTTGGCTCTGGCAGTGGTTGAAGCAGCACTATCCTGCCCTGCGGATTATTCTCACCGTCCGACCTGCTGCCCTTGAGTTAGTCTCCCTGGCTCAACAGGCGGCTGTGGAAGGCATTTACCATCGCAATACGGCGCTGAGTGATCTGTTGGCGGGAATTCTAGCTATTGCCCAAGGGGAAATCGTTTACACAGTAACGCCCCCGCAGCCGCCCTTGAGTATGCTGTTTCCCAATCCGTGGGATCGTTGGCGGTACCAGGTTCTGCAGCAGGGACTGGGGGAAATGGATGCATGGTTGCAGGCTTTGGATCAGCATCTGGGTCGGGCGACGCTGTCGCCCCTTGAACGGCTTGTGTGTGAAGGTCGCCATCGAGAAATTCGTGCTGCCCGCTGGTTGGTGTCCCGTTTCCTGCCACAGCCGAGTCAAACACCCCCTAGGCCGGTGGTGTCCCCCGTGCGTCCGCAGATTGAAATCATTTCCCAACTGGTGGATCGCTGCTTACAACGGATGCAGTCGGATCTGTTGAACCTAACGTCGCAGCCCCTGGAGCTAGAGGTGCTCATCCTCCCACAGCGGCGGGAACTGCTCTACACTATTTTGCGGCAGTGGGATCTGCTGGTGCGCACTTTACAAGCGACACCCCCTAGTATTGAATTTCTGCACCAGCGGGGCAACCCCCTACTACAGGACCTGTGGGAGCAGAGCCTGCGGGAGTTTTTTCGTCCCTATCGTTTTGCCCTCGGCAGTGACGCCGACCTCATTGAGGAATTGCTCACAGAAAGGGAAACCGTAGTCAGCGTGTATCTAAAGCGAATCCCCTTCGTAGCGGAGATGCTGGCTCATTTACTGGTGCAACAGCCCCTCACCCTCCATCAGCAAACCTATCGCTATGGCACCGCTGCGGCCTTGGAGATCCTCGATGCCCTGCTGGATCACTGGTTGCTCACTGTTGCCAATGGCATCGTCTACCCACTCCTGAATCGGTGTTGCTATAGCGCGGTGATTCAGCAGACATTTTTCCAGCCGCAATACATCTCAACGCGGGAAATAGAACGCTTTCGCAACGCTCTCTCGTGGCATTACCGCTGGCAATGTTGGGTTAAGGAACCGCAAAACATCTTTGAAAGTCGCTTGGTTTTACTGCGGCTAACGGAGCGAGGGATTCAGGAACTGGCGCTGACTGTCCCCCGTCAAAGGGAACTGATGCAACTGGAGGGAATTCCCTACGCTCTGACCTTGGCTCTTGAGGCTCGCGATGCTTTGGCTCCCCCGGTACGGGCGGTGGTGGCTTGGGTCGGCAAGGGGGTAGTGTATCTGCTGACGCAGGTGATTGGTCGCGGTTTGGGGCTGATTGGCCGAGGCATTTTGCAGGGGATTGGTCAATCCGTTGGCAGTGGCTGGAGTCGCGCTGAGGCCCCAAAAAACTCATCTAAATTTTAG
- a CDS encoding glycosyltransferase family 2 protein, producing the protein MISVVIPLFNKAPHIVRAVESVLEQSSPADEIIVVDDGSTDGGGELLLPYVAKHGVRLIRQENAGVSVARNHGVNLAASDYVAFLDADDFWLPNHIATLRRLIDNYPEASLFSTALIIERDGRQWRSKSTYSDGWEGVVQDFFTEYLRRFALVSSTTSCVRKKDFCSIGGFPVGVKYGEDFICWMKMALFYRVAHAEVVTAVYCLDAVNRTDQLQETDVLAPLQFIAKLLQSNELDNAQRVGLAQLFDHISFSTGARFRINSNLNGVNAIRNLSWEMGHYRVSLLMSALRFTPSLLLQAAKRFRYRQVSVV; encoded by the coding sequence ATGATATCGGTAGTAATTCCTCTCTTCAACAAAGCGCCACATATTGTCAGAGCGGTGGAAAGTGTTCTGGAGCAAAGCAGTCCAGCGGATGAGATCATTGTGGTGGACGATGGATCGACTGACGGTGGTGGCGAGCTGTTGTTACCGTATGTTGCGAAACATGGTGTTCGGCTGATTCGTCAGGAGAATGCTGGCGTCAGTGTTGCGCGTAATCATGGTGTTAATTTGGCGGCCAGTGATTACGTGGCTTTTCTCGATGCCGACGATTTCTGGTTACCTAATCACATTGCAACGCTTCGTAGGTTGATTGACAATTACCCTGAAGCGTCATTGTTTAGTACAGCGTTGATCATTGAGCGCGATGGCAGGCAGTGGCGCAGCAAAAGTACTTATTCTGATGGTTGGGAAGGAGTGGTGCAAGATTTTTTTACTGAATATTTGAGGAGGTTTGCTCTGGTGAGCTCTACTACATCGTGTGTCCGAAAGAAAGATTTTTGCAGTATTGGTGGGTTTCCCGTGGGTGTAAAATATGGCGAGGATTTCATTTGCTGGATGAAGATGGCTTTGTTCTATCGAGTTGCCCATGCTGAGGTGGTAACGGCAGTTTACTGTCTAGACGCGGTAAATCGCACTGACCAGCTGCAGGAGACTGATGTACTCGCACCTTTGCAATTCATAGCTAAACTGTTACAAAGTAATGAGCTGGATAATGCACAAAGGGTGGGGCTGGCACAGTTGTTCGACCACATCAGCTTTTCTACTGGAGCGAGGTTTCGCATCAATAGTAATTTGAATGGGGTTAATGCCATTCGAAATTTGTCATGGGAAATGGGACACTATAGAGTCAGCTTGCTAATGTCTGCCTTACGTTTTACACCTAGCCTGCTGTTGCAGGCTGCAAAGAGATTTAGATATCGACAGGTGTCTGTCGTTTGA
- a CDS encoding glycosyltransferase family 2 protein: protein MTCNHQSNRPLLSVLMPVFNAEAYVGEAIESILGQSFRDFEFIIIDDGSTDNSLSVLKRYAVQDARIRLISRENRGLVATLNEGIALARGEWIARMDADDVAMPNRFIVQLAALERERVDFCGGAIQCFGALRSVCFYPLTHEACEVHLLFGVPFGHPTVIGRHSAFAELGYDPDYPYAEDYELWQRAWGRGYKFVNVPEVVLRYRVHAGQVSARKKAEQQNTADAVRKRHWRALFPRMDDKEIDYIIKMLHDGKGETSRLLPCLLSLVSHYSGEARQVLLLDSYGAFRELAGSDRSAWRNWLTLKKQACSDAVEVKDVFRTAVLWGFSIFNITKGSIRYQLLQKIKSIVLK from the coding sequence GTGACTTGCAATCATCAAAGCAACAGGCCGCTGCTATCGGTGTTGATGCCGGTATTCAATGCCGAAGCCTATGTGGGGGAAGCGATCGAGTCGATTCTTGGGCAGAGCTTTCGGGATTTCGAATTCATCATCATCGATGACGGTTCTACGGATAATAGCCTTTCCGTCCTGAAGCGTTATGCTGTGCAAGATGCTCGTATCCGCTTGATTAGCCGTGAAAACCGAGGGTTGGTTGCGACGCTCAATGAAGGGATCGCCCTTGCTCGCGGCGAGTGGATTGCCCGCATGGATGCGGATGACGTGGCTATGCCCAATCGTTTTATAGTACAGCTTGCCGCGCTCGAACGTGAGAGAGTTGATTTTTGCGGTGGCGCTATCCAGTGTTTCGGCGCCTTGCGCAGCGTGTGCTTCTACCCGCTGACCCATGAAGCTTGCGAGGTTCACTTGCTGTTTGGTGTTCCCTTTGGCCACCCGACCGTTATAGGGCGGCATTCGGCGTTTGCTGAACTGGGTTACGATCCAGACTATCCGTATGCAGAGGATTACGAACTGTGGCAGCGTGCCTGGGGGAGAGGCTACAAATTCGTCAATGTGCCCGAGGTCGTCTTGCGCTACCGCGTGCATGCAGGCCAGGTTTCAGCGCGAAAAAAGGCCGAGCAACAGAACACGGCGGATGCTGTGCGCAAGCGTCATTGGCGCGCACTCTTCCCTAGGATGGATGATAAGGAAATCGATTACATCATCAAAATGTTGCACGATGGTAAGGGTGAAACCTCGCGCCTACTGCCATGCCTTCTCAGTCTGGTGAGCCACTACTCTGGCGAGGCTCGGCAGGTGCTTTTGCTTGATAGCTATGGAGCTTTTCGTGAACTGGCAGGTTCCGACAGGTCTGCGTGGCGTAACTGGCTAACTCTCAAAAAGCAAGCTTGTAGCGATGCAGTTGAAGTCAAGGATGTTTTTCGTACAGCAGTTTTATGGGGATTTTCAATCTTTAATATAACAAAGGGTAGTATCAGATATCAACTTTTGCAAAAAATTAAATCTATTGTGTTGAAATGA
- a CDS encoding alpha-1,2-fucosyltransferase, with protein MIIVRLCGGLGNQMFQYAAGLAAAHRIGSEVKFDTHWFDATCLHQGLELRRVFGLELPEPSSKDLRKVLGACVHPAVRRLLSRRLLRALRPKSLVIQPHFHYWTGFEHLTDNVYLEGYWQSERYFSNIADIIRQQFRFVEPLDPHNAALMDEMQSGVSVSLHIRRGDYFNNPQMRRVHGVDLSEYYPAAVATMIEKTNAERFYVFSDDPQWVLEHLKLPVSYTVVDHNRGAASYRDMQLMSACRHHIIANSTFSWWGAWLNPRPDKVVIAPRHWFNVDVFDTRDLYCPEWIVL; from the coding sequence ATGATCATCGTTCGTCTCTGTGGCGGTTTGGGCAATCAGATGTTTCAATATGCGGCAGGGCTGGCCGCTGCCCATCGCATCGGAAGTGAAGTCAAGTTCGATACTCATTGGTTTGACGCCACGTGCTTGCACCAAGGCCTCGAGTTGCGGCGCGTCTTCGGGTTAGAACTGCCCGAGCCTTCAAGCAAAGACCTTCGAAAAGTGTTGGGAGCGTGTGTGCATCCTGCCGTAAGGCGTTTGTTGTCGCGCCGTTTGTTGCGCGCGCTGCGGCCAAAGTCGCTGGTCATCCAGCCCCATTTCCATTACTGGACAGGTTTTGAGCATCTGACGGACAATGTGTATCTGGAGGGCTACTGGCAAAGCGAGCGATATTTTTCGAACATTGCTGACATCATTCGGCAACAGTTCCGTTTCGTTGAGCCCCTCGACCCCCACAATGCTGCGCTAATGGATGAAATGCAATCCGGCGTTAGCGTCTCACTGCACATCCGCCGGGGAGATTACTTCAACAATCCACAGATGAGGCGTGTCCATGGCGTAGACTTGTCCGAATATTACCCAGCTGCTGTTGCCACGATGATTGAAAAAACTAATGCTGAGCGCTTCTACGTGTTTTCCGACGATCCCCAATGGGTTCTGGAGCATCTTAAGTTGCCCGTTTCTTACACAGTGGTTGACCACAATCGTGGTGCGGCAAGTTATCGGGATATGCAACTAATGAGTGCGTGTCGGCATCATATCATTGCCAACAGCACTTTCAGTTGGTGGGGGGCGTGGCTGAATCCGCGTCCAGACAAAGTCGTCATTGCGCCCAGACACTGGTTCAATGTCGATGTCTTTGACACACGAGACCTGTATTGTCCTGAATGGATTGTGTTGTGA
- a CDS encoding RNA-guided endonuclease InsQ/TnpB family protein: protein MKARYRYRFYLTDQQRQRLAQLFGCVRVVWNDALAICKQSDSLPKTSELQKLVITQAKKTPERQWLSDVSNVPLQQSVADLGVAYKNFFDSIKGRRKGKKINPPRFKKKTERQSARFTTYGFSIKGEEVYLAKIGNIRPIWSRQLPSEPSSVTVIKDAANRYFLSFVVEINPVDQPASNPSIGIDLGIKAFATLSTGEKIDGPDYSKLDKKIRRKQRKVARQVKGSKRREKTRLQIAKLHSRISDIRRDFLHKLSTRVVIESQVITLEDLNVSGMVKNRKLARAISLQGWREFRVLVEAKCKKLNREFIVIDRWEPTSQTCSKCGFKWGKIDLSVRSVVCINCGAEHDRDENAARNIEKVGIGHCHDYKWTQRGSKTTSVASPDEASRIIAL from the coding sequence ATGAAAGCTAGATATAGATATCGTTTCTATCTCACAGACCAACAACGACAACGCCTAGCTCAGTTGTTTGGCTGTGTCCGTGTGGTATGGAACGACGCACTGGCAATTTGTAAACAATCTGATTCATTGCCAAAAACTAGTGAATTGCAAAAGCTAGTAATTACCCAAGCAAAGAAAACACCAGAGCGGCAATGGCTGTCTGATGTTTCTAATGTCCCCTTACAGCAGTCTGTTGCCGATTTAGGAGTTGCCTATAAAAACTTCTTCGATTCAATTAAAGGTAGGCGAAAAGGCAAGAAGATCAACCCTCCTAGATTTAAAAAGAAGACAGAAAGACAATCAGCCAGATTTACCACCTATGGATTTTCAATTAAAGGCGAAGAAGTTTATCTGGCGAAGATTGGTAACATCAGACCAATTTGGTCAAGACAGCTTCCTTCTGAACCAAGCTCAGTTACGGTGATTAAAGATGCTGCAAATCGATACTTTCTCAGTTTTGTGGTCGAGATCAACCCAGTTGATCAACCTGCAAGTAATCCTTCTATCGGCATTGATTTGGGAATTAAAGCGTTTGCTACTTTAAGTACGGGCGAAAAGATTGATGGCCCTGATTATTCGAAGCTAGACAAAAAGATCAGGCGAAAACAACGCAAAGTGGCCCGTCAAGTTAAAGGAAGCAAACGACGCGAGAAAACAAGACTGCAAATCGCTAAGCTTCATAGTCGGATTTCAGATATTCGCAGGGATTTCTTGCATAAATTGTCTACCCGCGTGGTTATCGAGAGCCAAGTGATCACGCTGGAAGACTTGAATGTCTCTGGAATGGTGAAGAACCGCAAACTCGCTAGAGCAATTAGCTTGCAAGGTTGGCGAGAATTCAGGGTTTTAGTTGAGGCTAAGTGCAAAAAACTAAACCGTGAGTTCATTGTCATTGATCGATGGGAGCCAACCAGTCAGACTTGCTCAAAATGCGGTTTTAAATGGGGCAAAATCGATCTATCCGTTCGCTCTGTTGTATGCATAAACTGCGGCGCAGAGCATGATAGAGACGAAAATGCCGCAAGAAACATAGAGAAAGTCGGGATAGGGCATTGCCACGACTATAAATGGACGCAGAGGGGGAGTAAGACTACTTCGGTAGCATCACCCGATGAAGCGTCAAGAATCATCGCACTTTAG
- a CDS encoding glycosyltransferase family 10 domain-containing protein, with product MAICESGALPSHVGALSYSGGAASSFFGRRNADGLNDKWLALRDAFRAAGGDLLAIEDARSAALDFVIHVNAHRLRHDVPAFVILAESEFIHPPNVDWRMLQQYKGIFTWMPDLVRRGIGTEICLAHPLGAGVVDGYQERPQLLVMIASNKALPVWRPAVDLYRERVRAIRWFEKHAPQAFALYGHDWDKSPRLPTPLGGIVHGVEFVLPWRLQWFPSWKGVIPSKREVLRHARFSLCYENVRGLRGYITEKIFDAFCAGNVPVYWGAEDITDYIPADCFIDRRAFGDYADLYRYLTSMPETRYIQYQQAICDFLVSPAAKRFSSEIFATTIVGKVLDTLGRRDE from the coding sequence ATGGCTATTTGTGAGAGCGGGGCTTTACCCTCACACGTCGGTGCTCTCTCCTATAGTGGAGGGGCTGCATCTAGTTTTTTCGGGCGGCGTAACGCCGATGGTCTGAATGACAAGTGGTTAGCCTTGCGTGATGCTTTCCGAGCTGCCGGAGGTGACCTTTTAGCCATCGAGGATGCCAGAAGTGCGGCTCTCGACTTCGTCATCCATGTCAATGCTCATCGACTTCGGCACGACGTGCCGGCGTTTGTGATTCTGGCGGAATCCGAGTTTATACATCCCCCTAATGTGGATTGGCGGATGCTGCAACAGTACAAGGGAATTTTTACTTGGATGCCTGATCTCGTCCGCCGGGGAATTGGAACCGAGATCTGCCTGGCCCACCCTCTGGGCGCGGGCGTGGTCGATGGCTATCAAGAGCGACCCCAGCTTCTGGTAATGATTGCCTCCAACAAGGCTTTGCCCGTTTGGCGTCCTGCGGTCGATCTCTATCGGGAACGCGTGCGAGCAATTCGCTGGTTTGAAAAGCACGCCCCCCAGGCTTTTGCGCTCTACGGACATGACTGGGATAAATCCCCACGTTTGCCGACACCCCTGGGCGGCATTGTCCATGGGGTCGAGTTTGTGCTCCCCTGGCGGCTGCAATGGTTTCCCTCGTGGAAAGGCGTGATCCCCAGCAAGCGGGAGGTTTTGCGGCACGCGCGTTTTTCCCTGTGTTATGAGAACGTTCGCGGCTTGCGCGGCTATATTACTGAAAAAATCTTCGACGCCTTTTGTGCTGGTAACGTGCCGGTTTACTGGGGTGCAGAGGATATTACCGACTATATACCAGCAGACTGCTTCATCGACCGCAGGGCATTTGGCGATTACGCCGATCTTTACCGTTACCTCACGAGTATGCCGGAGACTCGCTATATCCAATACCAGCAGGCCATTTGCGATTTTCTGGTCTCTCCCGCAGCCAAACGCTTTTCCAGTGAAATCTTCGCCACCACCATTGTCGGTAAGGTGCTCGACACTTTGGGGCGCCGCGATGAGTAA
- a CDS encoding DUF29 domain-containing protein, which yields METLLTIREQRREILQLLKERPSLKPYLTEAIANAYEAGLDLVVKKTPLDYSDLPKNCPYTSEQLFDPEYVTPFRNSYRSRVASPRCPQRND from the coding sequence ATGGAAACCCTCTTAACCATTCGTGAGCAGCGGCGAGAAATTTTGCAACTCCTGAAGGAAAGACCCAGTCTAAAGCCCTATCTCACAGAGGCGATCGCCAATGCCTATGAAGCTGGACTAGATTTGGTGGTGAAGAAAACCCCTTTAGATTATTCAGACTTGCCCAAGAATTGCCCTTATACCTCCGAGCAACTGTTTGATCCTGAATATGTCACTCCCTTTCGAAATAGCTATAGATCAAGAGTAGCCAGCCCACGGTGCCCCCAACGCAACGACTGA
- a CDS encoding acyltransferase, with the protein MAFLRLRLGYLGPGAHIFGRCRLTYPSHIRIGADTSIGVHVSLHASSQGFIVIGERCAIAAYTRIITPTHDSSVLPITAVGINKLVSIDDHVWIGTGAIILPGVKIGSRSIVAAGAVVNRDVPEDVLVAGVPARIVKNLPPAEVRFGNGLRVKESKRASS; encoded by the coding sequence ATGGCGTTTCTCCGTCTTCGTTTGGGCTACCTTGGCCCTGGTGCACACATTTTTGGAAGATGCAGGCTGACTTATCCCTCTCACATCAGGATCGGTGCCGATACTTCGATTGGCGTGCACGTCTCACTGCATGCTTCATCCCAAGGCTTCATAGTTATTGGCGAGCGTTGCGCCATTGCTGCCTACACCCGGATCATCACACCCACCCACGACTCGTCTGTTCTTCCCATCACCGCTGTCGGCATCAACAAATTGGTGTCCATCGATGACCATGTCTGGATTGGAACTGGCGCGATCATACTTCCCGGTGTCAAAATCGGTAGCCGCAGCATCGTCGCTGCAGGAGCCGTGGTGAACAGGGATGTTCCCGAAGATGTTTTGGTGGCTGGAGTGCCGGCACGCATTGTGAAAAATCTTCCGCCAGCAGAGGTGCGTTTTGGGAACGGTCTGCGGGTAAAGGAAAGTAAAAGGGCAAGTTCATGA
- the pyrR gene encoding bifunctional pyr operon transcriptional regulator/uracil phosphoribosyltransferase PyrR: MAGEVVEILSADDLRRTLTRLASQVVEKARDALDKLVLLGIHTRGVPLAKLLGQQVEQLEGASLPIGELDITFYRDDLDRIGPRTPRQTLIPVDLSGRIVVLVDDVIFSGRTIRSALNAVHDYGRPNAIWLLALIDRGHRELPIHPDFTGKALPTARDEVVKVLLQGIDQRDGVELWKPS; this comes from the coding sequence ATGGCTGGTGAAGTCGTTGAAATTTTAAGTGCCGATGATCTACGGCGCACTCTAACCCGCTTAGCCTCTCAAGTGGTGGAAAAGGCTCGCGATGCCCTCGACAAATTAGTGTTGCTGGGGATTCATACCCGTGGGGTTCCCCTTGCCAAGCTCCTAGGACAACAAGTTGAACAACTGGAAGGCGCGAGCCTGCCCATTGGTGAGTTGGATATCACGTTTTATCGCGATGACTTGGATCGCATTGGACCGCGTACCCCCCGTCAGACCCTGATTCCAGTCGATCTCTCTGGGCGAATTGTGGTCTTGGTGGATGATGTTATCTTTAGTGGTCGCACGATTCGCTCTGCCCTCAATGCTGTCCATGATTACGGTCGCCCCAATGCCATTTGGTTATTGGCACTCATCGATCGCGGGCACCGAGAATTGCCGATTCACCCTGACTTTACCGGTAAAGCGCTGCCCACAGCTCGCGATGAAGTGGTCAAGGTCCTCCTGCAGGGGATTGATCAGCGAGATGGAGTAGAGCTATGGAAACCCTCTTAA
- a CDS encoding FkbM family methyltransferase — translation MSFFARLANRLGYLYKLHIFRDPFLREVRRWFRDRGDQTLRLDYPLTSDSLVIDVGAYRGDFANAIYEQFGCRVLLFEPVAEFYAYCVERFRAIPRIEVYGYGLGTNDALLPIEVKGDGSSFISFVQPHTPQRQACIKRADRVFEELALKQIDLMKINIEGGEYDLLELLISSGWIRRIRFLQIQFHNFFPEAPERRQAIRAKLGASHEEMWNYEFVWESWVLRS, via the coding sequence ATGAGTTTCTTCGCCCGCCTCGCTAATCGTCTCGGCTACCTTTACAAGCTCCATATCTTTCGTGATCCCTTTCTTCGCGAGGTTCGCCGCTGGTTCAGGGACCGTGGAGACCAAACGCTGCGCCTCGACTATCCCTTGACCAGTGATAGCCTGGTGATTGATGTAGGGGCGTACCGTGGTGACTTTGCAAACGCGATTTACGAACAATTCGGCTGTAGGGTGCTGCTGTTCGAGCCAGTGGCTGAGTTCTATGCGTATTGTGTCGAGAGATTTAGAGCGATCCCGCGCATCGAGGTGTATGGATATGGTCTGGGCACAAACGATGCATTGCTGCCAATCGAAGTGAAGGGCGATGGTTCCTCCTTTATATCCTTCGTGCAGCCTCACACGCCACAACGTCAGGCTTGCATTAAGCGTGCAGACCGTGTTTTTGAAGAATTGGCACTCAAGCAAATCGACCTGATGAAAATAAACATCGAAGGCGGAGAATACGACCTTTTGGAGCTGCTGATTTCTTCCGGCTGGATCAGGCGTATCCGCTTTCTGCAGATTCAGTTCCACAACTTTTTTCCTGAGGCTCCTGAGCGCCGGCAGGCCATCCGCGCCAAACTGGGAGCAAGCCACGAAGAAATGTGGAATTATGAATTTGTGTGGGAAAGTTGGGTATTGAGAAGCTAA